Proteins from one Rosa chinensis cultivar Old Blush chromosome 7, RchiOBHm-V2, whole genome shotgun sequence genomic window:
- the LOC112176068 gene encoding 2,3-bisphosphoglycerate-independent phosphoglycerate mutase isoform X2 → MEEYVEIPSDSGISFNIQPKMKALEIVEKARDAILSKKFEQVRVNLPNGDMVRHTGDIEATIVACKAADQAVKVPIAIGGHGLAPGFRFRKDLPSGGLANVAATMINLHGFEAPSQENIGKRILTLLFPKF, encoded by the exons ATGGAGGAATATGTGGAAATTCCAAGTGATAGTGGAATCTCATTCAACATCCAGCCAAAGATGAAGGCATTGGAGATTGTTGAAAAGGCAAGGGATGCTATTCTGAGCAAGAAGTTTGAACAG GTACGTGTTAACCTACCCAATGGGGACATGGTGCGGCATACTGGTGACATTGAGGCCACAATTGTTGCTTGCAAGGCTGCTGATCAAGCTGTCAAG GTTCCCATTGCTATTGGAGGCCACGGACTGGCACCTGGTTTTCGGTTCCGCAAGGATCTTCCTAGTGGTGGTCTTGCCAATGTTGCTGCAACTATGATCAATCTGCATGGATTTGAGGCCCCTTCCCAAGAGAACATAGGGAAAAGAATTCTCACTCTATTATTTCCTAAATTTTGA
- the LOC112176068 gene encoding 2,3-bisphosphoglycerate-independent phosphoglycerate mutase isoform X1 translates to MGETVKFGHVTFFWNGNRSGCFNPEMEEYVEIPSDSGISFNIQPKMKALEIVEKARDAILSKKFEQVRVNLPNGDMVRHTGDIEATIVACKAADQAVKVPIAIGGHGLAPGFRFRKDLPSGGLANVAATMINLHGFEAPSQENIGKRILTLLFPKF, encoded by the exons ATGGG TGAGACTGTAAAATTTGGCCACGTTACTTTCTTCTGGAATGGGAATCGCTCTGGATGCTTTAACCCTGAAATGGAGGAATATGTGGAAATTCCAAGTGATAGTGGAATCTCATTCAACATCCAGCCAAAGATGAAGGCATTGGAGATTGTTGAAAAGGCAAGGGATGCTATTCTGAGCAAGAAGTTTGAACAG GTACGTGTTAACCTACCCAATGGGGACATGGTGCGGCATACTGGTGACATTGAGGCCACAATTGTTGCTTGCAAGGCTGCTGATCAAGCTGTCAAG GTTCCCATTGCTATTGGAGGCCACGGACTGGCACCTGGTTTTCGGTTCCGCAAGGATCTTCCTAGTGGTGGTCTTGCCAATGTTGCTGCAACTATGATCAATCTGCATGGATTTGAGGCCCCTTCCCAAGAGAACATAGGGAAAAGAATTCTCACTCTATTATTTCCTAAATTTTGA